In Glandiceps talaboti chromosome 16, keGlaTala1.1, whole genome shotgun sequence, a single window of DNA contains:
- the LOC144447741 gene encoding NLR family CARD domain-containing protein 4-like — MRHEMRRVGMDDNKILGEIVAKNTERGYIELDKLFIPSNEDEIPKRILMEGEAGIGKTTVCRKLAYDWRTGKKYIREMFAAVILLDMKRFKGSLKLSLANQGLVSKAIDLDQLWHYIESHSEDFLWIIDGLDELNPGSKEEIVELIKGDTFRSSTVLTTARICQWETVVEFDEVLFDREIINVGFHFELAKSFIESYFKSKSAVFDYMPFIEVLSKDSQLKDLSRNPLMCIILCFLWEDDAFTKLGFEREYIDSYKLLIAMRRWLCKRYVESHKKEISQKIFDERINIIRELAFIGLEQSKQQFGIDEISEMFPAADIQDDDVIFNIGMLAKEMSVTNIEVEHISYAFPHKLMQDELAGEYFSQLPSTKRQEHYTKLIETPPLHPVLLYGTMLLKHEGREEELAHFYADLTQHVSNIQGDWFAVTDPIFTDPVGVLAFQCLSTSGQPEQLANSLADELQKRKVTRVHLRPYDSVSLSSAYSKGLLYIVSETKYKDFMQKLVIDDIDGFPVWFGEIITKIKPSLGEKIVQTFSV; from the exons ATGAGACACGAGATGAGACGAGTTGGTATGGATGATAACAAAATCCTTGGTGAAAT AGTCGCTAAGAACACCGAAAGGGGTTACATAGAGCTAGATAAACTGTTTATCCCCTCGAACGAGGATGAAATACCGAAGCGTATTTTAATGGAAGGAGAGGCAGGCATTGGGAAAACTACAGTGTGTAGAAAATTAGCGTACGATTGGAGAACTGGAAAAAAATACATCAGAGAGATGTTTGCAGCTGTTATATTGCTGGATATGAAAAGGTTCAAGGGCAGTCTCAAGTTGTCTCTTGCAAATCAAGGACTTGTATCCAAGGCCATTGACCTCGATCAGCTGTGGCACTATATTGAGTCTCATTCAGAAGACTTCCTTTGGATTATTGACGGATTAGACGAACTCAACCCTGGTTCTAAAGAGGAAATTGTAGAACTTATAAAAGGGGACACTTTTCGAAGTTCAACAGTATTGACTACTGCAAGAATATGTCAATGGGAAACAGTTGTAGAATTCGACGAAGTGTTATTTGATAGGGAAATTATCAACGTTGGGTTCCACTTTGAACTTGCAAAGTCGTTCATAGAATCATACTTTAAGTCAAAGTCTGCAGTTTTTGATTACATGCCCTTTATTGAAGTCTTAAGTAAGGATAGCCAACTGAAAGATTTAAGCCGAAATCCTCTCATGTGTAtcattctttgttttctgtGGGAAGATGATGCATTCACCAAACTTGGCTTTGAGCGTGAATACATAGATTCGTACAAATTGTTAATTGCAATGCGAAGGTGGCTCTGTAAGCGATATGTCGAATCACATAAGAAGgaaatttctcaaaaaatattTGACGAGAGAATTAACATAATCAGAGAGCTAGCATTTATAGGATTAGAGCAAAGCAAACAACAATTCGGTATTGATGAAATAAGTGAAATGTTTCCTGCAGCAGATATTCAAGATGATGATGTTATATTTAATATTGGGATGCTTGCGAAAGAAATGTCGGTGACGAACATAGAAGTAGAACATATTAGTTATGCATTCCCACACAAATTGATGCAAGATGAACTAGCTGGAGAATATTTCAGTCAACTTCCATCAACGAAAAGACAAGAACATTACACAAAATTAATCGAGACGCCTCCCTTACACCCTGTACTTTTGTATGGCACAATGCTTCTAAAACACGAAGGGAGGGAGGAGGAACTGGCACACTTCTATGCAGACCTCACACAACATGTCTCAAACATTCAAGGTGATTGGTTTGCAGTTACTGATCCCATTTTCACAGACCCCGTAGGTGTACTTGCATTTCAATGCCTATCAACATCCGGGCAACCTGAACAGCTGGCCAACTCATTAGCTGATGAACTCCAGAAGAGAAAAGTAACTCGAGTACACCTTCGACCGTATGACTCGGTATCACTCTCTAGTGCCTACTCCAAAGGACTTTTGTATATTGTGTCAGAGACGAAATATAAAGATTTCATGCAAAAACTTGTAATTGATGATATTGACGGGTTCCCAGTATGGTTTGGTGAAATTATAACGAAGATAAAACCATCTTTGGGCGAAAAGATTGTGCAGACGTTCAGTGTCTAG
- the LOC144447375 gene encoding uncharacterized protein LOC144447375 yields the protein MTSSPERVFLSAESSLQVTRERSNYAKLCALLVDGSRLAFRNILINFFPTNEFFISALAERKNTLQELKNKDVISQDQWDLLYHSSHQSTSLSSTKFDASLLFVLLRHVCDVASLTDRGEWLPDRKDLSREADIGRLILYRNGYAKHSAEMRVSSAKFEEDTMAICEVLVRLGGQEVQTETDQLYKMWLDPELEKDYIQKLREWQRLDSILSDGSQNVSLSLGGVRGWGDRQDAQLLDQVKKTADGGRCEGGMNEDSPLRMKASCSSTVEDIKGDANITKPEKGAVSSHRQSKPTSDVTYQPKQGLVGILKEELKFHYNKLRRLQPMPWMKRVTVDLGKTFSSLELIDRKTRYESRNIGMKLIGLGEPKSDNSSTLRPSRINISREQIFSPFDIDGGNVPRRILMEGEPGIGKTTLCKKLAHDWRNDESYINRFSGVFVIDVRKFKGSLKLSLREQGLVSKAVSLEHLWEYIAKHQNEFLWIIDGLDELYPNVKDDIVKLVTGQLFPDSTVLASSRICQWEIFFKNENLGEIFDREITNAGFVPEASDDFMKMYFESKPSMFDASDLLTFVKRDKGRLRDLTRNPLICMYLCFLWEDKLSRDVLKRSEYLDFCQVLIRMRKCVSRRFFDTHKGEKLQSVMFEDRVQKVRHLAFDGLMRGKTQFSLEDINSLFTTTFNDDDTLFQMGILSKELGEVDEIEVTLFEFPHKAIQDELAGEYFNSLSESERETKYDDIVSVPARHQMLVFMSALSREIGMEKLTPLFDNFKRVVDNFPYYQLIAYDPFNEPNVCLPLECLSVSGCSQSLATILADVYMKRGKALWFLQDTLLTSYEDNIKGLICLIETTKYADVVEDVVISGWSKDKFPAWALHIIRRLATVKLLTFIDVPYSSMLEIVEPDFVSKNPVEKVVALNTGLHEKEIAPFHKVVAAMKVSDIVDCRIYNFGSEQCVGEFHFLKGVDCSDAEKVDNCASQGMQLQSTNTSKTEINLEIYEVQDKPLNLLCSKFDFAKLQGKHGRISISNTASIANMVDILKFFQSVMSSVQVGVTNVLEKAVILIMLEHQVIGTQLQCQQSDEYSDFISDVTVVQTEVTSTCKWLVGIRRQGLRSSVII from the exons ATGACTTCATCACCTGAGCGAGTTTTCTTGAGCGCCGAGTCAAGTCTACAGGTAACACGCGAACGTTCTAACTATGCAAAGCTATGTGCACTGTTAGTTGATGGCAGCCGTCTGGCATTCAGGAATATCCTGATCAACTTCTTCCCCACGAATGAGTTCTTTATATCAGCATTAGCGGAGAGAAAGAATACGTTGCAAGAACTGAAGAATAAAGATGTAATCAGTCAAGACCAATGGGATTTACTGTACCATTCGTCACACCAATCAACTTCACTGTCTTCCACCAAGTTCGATGCATCTCTGCTGTTTGTTCTTCTTAGACATGTATGCGATGTTGCTTCTCTAACAGACAGAGGGGAGTGGCTACCTGACAGAAAGGATTTAAGCAGAGAGGCGGATATCGGGCGGTTGATACTGTACCGCAATGGGTATGCAAAACACTCGGCTGAGATGAGAGTTAGTAGTGCTAAGTTTGAAGAAGATACGATGGCTATTTGTGAGGTGTTGGTAAGACTAGGAGGCCAAGAAGTCCAAACAGAGACAGatcaattgtacaaaatgtggTTAGACCCTGAACTTGAAAAAGATTACATTCAAAAACTTAGAGAATGGCAAAGACTGGATTCCATATTAAGTGATGGCTCACAGAATGTATCATTAAGTCTCGGTGGTGTTAGAGGTTGGGGTGATAGACAAGATGCACAACTACTGGACCAGGTCAAAAAGACTGCAGATGGGGGACGATGTGAAGGGGGGATGAATGAAGACTCACCACTACGGATGAAAGCCAGTTGTTCGTCAACTGTTGAAGACATAAAAGGAGATGCCAACATAACAAAGCCAGAGAAAGGGGCAGTGAGCAGCCACCGGCAATCTAAGCCGACGAGCGACGTGACATATCAACCAAAACAAG GTTTGGTGGGAATTCTGAAGGAAGAGTTAAAATTCCACTATAACAAACTACGACGACTACAGCCTATGCCATGGATGAAGAGAGTAACAGTTGACCTCGGTAAAACGTTTTCTTCTCTTGAATTGATTGACCGTAAAACAAGATACGAATCCAGAAACATAGGAATGAAACTTATCGGACTAGGAGAACCGAAGAG TGACAATTCAAGCACACTGCGCCCAAGTCGAATCAACATTAGCCGAGAGCAAATATTTTCACCGTTTGACATTGACGGTGGCAATGTTCCCAGGCGGATCTTGATGGAAGGTGAACCGGGAATAGGGAAGACCACTCTCTGTAAGAAACTGGCCCATGACTGGAGAAATGATGAAAGCTATATTAACCGTTTCAGTGGTGTTTTTGTAATTGATGTGAGAAAGTTtaaaggtagtctaaaattgtcACTTAGAGAGCAGGGGTTGGTTTCCAAAGCGGTTAGCTTAGAACACTTATGGGAGTATATTGCTAAGCACCAAAACGAATTTCTATGGATCATTGATGGGCTGGACGAGCTTTATCCGAATGTGAAGGACGACATCGTCAAACTCGTAACTGGCCAACTGTTTCCTGATTCCACTGTGCTAGCATCCTCACGAATTTGTCAGTGGGAGATATTTTTTAAGAACGAAAATCTGGGCGAAATTTTTGATAGAGAAATTACCAACGCTGGGTTTGTACCAGAGGCATCTGATGACTtcatgaaaatgtattttgaatccAAACCATCCATGTTTGATGCATCTGACCTCTTGACCTTTGTTAAGAGAGATAAAGGCAGGTTACGAGATTTGACGAGAAATCCACTCATATGCATGTATCTTTGCTTTCTGTGGGAGGATAAGTTATCACGTGATGTATTGAAAAGAAGTGAGTACTTAGATTTCTGTCAGGTCTTGATAAGAATGAGAAAGTGTGTTTCAAGAAGATTCTTTGATACGCACAAGGGAGAGAAACTTCAATCAGTGATGTTTGAAGACAGAGTCCAGAAAGTCAGACACTTAGCATTTGATGGGCTTATGCGCGGGAAAACACAATTCAGCTTGGAAGACATCAACAGTCTGTTTACAACCACTTTCAACGATGACGACACTCTTTTCCAAATGGGAATACTAAGCAAGGAATTGGGAGAAGTTGACGAAATTGAGGTAACCCTCTTCGAGTTTCCCCACAAAGCAATTCAGGACGAACTTGCTGGAGAATATTTCAACAGTTTGTCAGAATCCGAGAGGGAGACCAAATATGATGACATCGTCAGTGTTCCCGCCCGCCATCAAATGCTTGTCTTCATGTCTGCCCTTTCGAGGGAAATTGGTATGGAGAAGTTGACCCCATTGTTTGATAATTTCAAGAGGGTTGTTGATAATTTTCCTTATTATCAACTCATTGCATATGACCCTTTCAACGAGCCTAATGTCTGTCTCCCTCtagagtgtctgtctgtgtcaggTTGCTCACAAAGCCTTGCTACCATTTTGGCAGATGTGTACATGAAACGAGGTAAAGCTCTGTGGTTTCTACAGGATACCTTACTAACATCCTATGAAGATAACATCAAGGGCCTTATTTGTCTCATAGAAACTACAAAATATGCTGATGTTGTCGAAGATGTTGTAATCTCTGGTTGGAGTAAGGATAAATTCCCAGCCTGGGCCCTCCATATCATCAGACGTTTAGCAACTGTAAAATTGCTAACGTTCATAGACGTGCCCTACAGTTCAATGTTAGAGATAGTCGAACCAGATTTCGTGTCGAAGAATCCAGTCGAGAAAGTTGTGGCCTTGAATACAGGTCTCCACGAAAAAGAAATCGCCCCATTTCATAAAGTCGTTGCAGCAATGAAAGTGTCTGATATTGTTGACTGCCGAATTTACAATTTTGGATCGGAGCAATGTGTTGGTGAATTTCATTTCTTGAAAGGTGTGGATTGCAGTGATGCTGAAAAGGTCGACAACTGTGCGTCGCAAGGTATGCAATTGCAAAGCACAAACACATCCAAAACAGAGATCAATTTAGAGATATATGAAGTCCAGGATAAACCACTGAATTTGCTTTGTAGTAAGTTCGATTTTGCCAAGCTACAGGGCAAACATGGTAggatttcaatttcaaatacagCTTCTATTGCCAACATGGTTGATATCCTGAAGTTCTTTCAAAGcgtgatgtcatcagtacaaGTGGGTGTCACCAATGTTTTAGAAAAGGCTGTAATTCTTATCATGCTGGAACACCAAGTAATTGGCACTCAGCTTCAATGTCAACAATCAGACGAATATTCTGATTTCATCAGCGATGTTACTGTTGTACAAACAGAGGTAACATCAACATGCAAGTGGTTAGTTGGGATCCGACGTCAAGGTTTAAGATCGTCTGTTATAATTTGA